The following nucleotide sequence is from Mastacembelus armatus unplaced genomic scaffold, fMasArm1.2, whole genome shotgun sequence.
TTGGTGAGCGACTCAGCTGACATCCAGCCCGCTGACTGTAACGACAGAGGCACAGAGGTGCTAACAAACGGGTTTGCAACCTTTGACATTCAGGGAAGCCCCTCCCCGCAGAATTCTGTCCGCTCTCACACAAAAGAAACGTCCACAGAGGACACGGGCAGCGACCCTGTCGGCAGCCCAGAGGACGATTTTGCAGACTTTGCTGCTTTTTCCAATGCTGAAGGACCTCACAGCCACACAGCAAGCGAGGACTTGGACAGTTCCATAGGGGGTTGCTGGCTGGCAGGGGCCATCTGCCACACTGAGCACTGTAATACAGAGCAGGGAATGACTTCAGAGGACAATGTCAGGGACACAAGCAGAACTGGACCCAACACATCTGGCTCAGATTCCAGATCTGTTCCAGCTGAGGCACTGGGAGGCTCGTGCAACACAAACCGGGGTTTGCACACAGACTCTCAACAAAGGGACGTAGCCTTTGCACATGAGCCCTCCACCTCAGAGGTGGGTTGCACTAACAGACCCCCCACTCTCAATGGGATGGACGTAGCCAGTAGGAACGAGTCCAAAGACGTTGCAGACTGTAGTGAATGTGACCTGTCACCTGATGCCGCTGCAGACAATGAGGCCGGGCAGACGGATGAGAAAGGTTCTGGGAAtgatacagagacagagacggAGACATCGTTGGGCCGACTGCTGTCCACTGAAGCTCTGGAGGAGTACGGTGACATGAGCACCACGGGCTCAGTGCCTTCTCCACCCCTCCACGGGGATATCTCCACCCCCGCCGACCACAGTCAACTGGCAGAGGACGACGAGGACTTTGGAGACTTTGGAGACACTGGCTCCTTCGCTGGTCCGGGATTTGCAGATTTCGAGCAGTCGGAGGTCCATCAGGAGCAGAGCAGGTCGGAGGAAGCTGCAAACCCAGAAGAGGAGGACAATGATGACTTTGGTGACTTTAACTCCCCTAAGTTTCACACCAGTGGAAATGAGGGGGAGGATGGAAGCAAGTTTGCAGACTTCCCAGTCAGTGACAGTTTTGGGAATTTCCGCTCAGCAGTGGAAGGTGTGGACGGACAGGCGGATGCAGGGTGGAGTGCCTTTGGGGagcagcaggaggtggagggggagtCCTGGGCAGCATTCAGCATGGAGCACGACATCGCTCCTCCCACAGAGAGCCGAGATGAGGCGGAGGCGGAGGCGGAGGAGTGGCACGAAAGTGCACCACCTGCAGTCAGCGAGGAAACCAGCAGGACAGACAGTCACTCGGTAAGCAACGTGCCAAGTAAACTGGTCACACTGGGAATCATGCATGTCCCCACATCATGAGTACACTGAATTTAGTCATGTTGGGTTTTATGGCAAAGAACCAGTTTGAGGAAATGTGGAGTCAACAGACAGTTcatccaaataaaaatgtttttccaacTTATGTCTTATTAACAATGTCAGTTAATTTATggttatatgtgtatatttaattttgttgagtagtcactagtgttagatgactTGATTCTATTGAATATAATATTAAAGTAAAAAcgtttatgttcatgctaaacttTAACTCCTAGTgcaacacaagtgaaaatgacGTTCAAACTGAGGCGACTGACAGGCAGAGGGGGGCATAGACAGGCTCCGCCTTCAGGAATGTCACCTGCTCAGGTTTCTGAGCTGAATGACATTCCACTCGTGTCACGTCTACATTAGGCTGAGTAAATCCATGAGCACAACTGGTTTTGGTTGTAACCACAACCCGTGGTTAGTTCACTGTCTGTCATAACGACGGGACAGTTGGTGCCCGTGGTTAGTTCACTGTCTGTCACAACGACGGGACAGTTGGTGTCTGTGGTTAGTTCACTGTCTGTCACAACGACGGGACAGTTGGTGCCCGTGGTTAGTTCACTGTCTGTCACAACGACGGGACAGTTGGTGCCCGTGGTTAGTTCACTGTCTGTCACAACGACGGGACAGTTGGTGCCCGTGGTTAGTTCACTGTCTGTCATCACGACGGGACAGTTGGTGCCCGTGGTTAGTTCACTGTCTGTCATCACGATGGGACAGTTGGTGTCTGTGGTTAGTTCACTGTCTGTCACAACGACGGGACAGTTGGTGCCCGTGGTTAGTTCACTGTCTGTCACAACGACGGGACAGTTGGTGTCTGTGGTTAGTTCACTGTCTGTCACAACGACGGGACAGTTGGTGCCCGTGGTTAGTTCACTGTCTGTCACAACGACGGGACAGTTGGTGCCCGTGGTTAGTTCACTGTCTGTCACAACGACGGGACAGTTGGTGCCCGTGGTTAGTTCACTGTCATCACGACGGGACAGTTGGTGCCTGTGGTTACTTCACCGTCTGTGATAATGATGGGacagtccaaagctagcgttagctgactaaggagtaaatgtgtcagtccagttgATGCTCTGGTTCCTGGTAGTCACTAATGTTACACAAAGCTCCAATTCCTCCCAGTTCAAACCAGACTCATTCAATCCAAAGGTCCAGTCTGTGCGTTAACAGGCCTTGAGATCAAACATCCCTAAAGTGAGTCTTCAGGGCGTAAGTGTTCGGCTGCTGTGCTCTCTGCAGGCGTCACTGTCGAGCCGTCTGGAGAAGCTGTTTCAGATCAGTTTCCCTCAGACTGCCGCCCCTCTGGTGGAGGACGAGGTGGAGTCCCTGAAGATCCTGCTGGAGTGTCCAGAGGAAAAATCCCAGCCAGGAGCCGAGGAGGAGCAGAGTTCACCAAGCAGCAGGTGAGTGCGTCTCCTCATTGGACCAGATCTTTCGTGTTTGAAGCCTCAGAAAAGGTACCAATCACTGAATTGTTAGTTTTTATTGAAAGTTGTATTggctttatatttatttcctgATACAAATTAGTCTCCAGTCTCTGCTTGAAACCTCAGTCAGTTTTCTCTAACATTTAATGCACATCATACgaaacacaacaaacatttagTCCTTGAGCTCCGGTGTCGGTGATCTTCAGGCACAAAAAATACTGTGCTatgaaaactttattttctaaaagtaaaaGTTTAGCAAACCTGGAAACGTGTCTGGACTTGGTTGAGAATCATTTGATATTAGTATTTAGCTATATGCAAATTAGCCTATTGATCATGCTCCGCCCACCAGCACTGCTCCCCCAGGTAGACAGGTGAAATCACTGTCGGGAAATGATGGCAGGAGGGAATATTGGAGATTCAATACTTTATGTTTGAGCCTCAGGCCCAGACTGATGATTGATGGTTAGTATTACAAGGCCTGGTGCTTTAACACCTTTCGAACATCTGGACAGAACAAGGCTCAACCCTCGGCAGGTGGTTTGAACAGAACGACTCCTGTCTGTGCTCAGTGGTTTTTGTATCTGTGGATGTTTGGATGTGGTGTCGGAGTCTGAGCAGAAAACCCTCAGAATCCCACGAGTCgttttcactgcagcttttattttctactCAAGCGCAGCCGCTGTATAAAGATTCAGTGTCTTTAAAAGCCTGTCGGTGCCTTGTCTCTGCATGTCTGTGGGTGGAGCAGGTCTGTGCGTGGCGGCGTGTGGACGCAGCTTCAGGACATCCACGAGGCGCTGGGCCTGAGATACCAGTGGGGGGGCTCCCACTGCAACAAAGCACTGCTCTGCTGCCTGGGCATCGACACCCGGAACATCGTAAGTCTCCCCACTAGTGTTAGGATCAATAACATCTGATCACATCCAGATCAGTCCACTTATCAGATCTCTTTAGTTGATCCAGCTTAGCGTTAATGGAACCGACTCATTAATGTGGACATATAGCTCCAACtattgatcagtgattgatATTTACTGATGtaaactgacttttgttttgacTGATCCAAATAAAGATGCTCTGAGCTTTAATGAGCTCCACATATTGATCTGATCCAGAAACAGCATTTATTGATCAGGTGATCATTTCTCTGCTCTGCTACTGTCGCTGGTTTTCAGGTTCAGCTTTCTGTCAATGTTTTCGTGTCAAGGGAGGGGCTAAGGAGggcgtgatgacatcatgttCTGCATATAATTTACATACTAATGagaaaacatcacagtgaacaCTGAAAACCACTGACACACCAGGAATCAGAAGATCAATGAGAATTaagataaatgaaaatgagacaatcagatatgtttttcagtgtcagtACCAGTGTTGTCAGACATCTGTCCAGTTTTTACATGAACCTCCAGCAGTGCTTCTCTAACCTGCTGCTTTAATGTCCGCAGCTGTTCACGGGGCAGAGGAAGCAGCCGGTCATCGTGCCCATGTACGCCGCCGGCCTGGTGAGTCTCCTCAGGAGCATTTGCTGTGTTTCACAGAGTCACGGCCCTGCAGCTGGGACGcttctctgctgcactgaaacCTTTGGCACCTGCTTTCCTTAAAATGTCATGATGTTTGCATCGTTCCATCAAACAGATAAATTATTCGTGTTTCCCTTAAATTCATCCCGACATGTGGTCTGTCTGAGTTGTCACCAACAGTGTGCTCGTTTGTAGGGGATGCTGGAACCGACCAAAGAGCCTGTGAAACCCGTCTCTGCAGCAGAGATGATCGCTTCGATAGCTCAGGCGTCTGCAGTGGCTCCGGAGAAAAGCTCCTGTTCCTCAGACACAGTCCAGGTGAGACTCAGCGCCCCGACagtcactttcatttctgtggCCGAAGGTCACAAATTTACCTTGAAGAGGTTTTACAGGCTGTACTTCAGGACAGGCTTCAGGTTGAGACCCAGGCAGGCACAGGACCAAAGCACTGAAACATTTGATAACCTGATTCCTTCCTGTCTGTGGCTCTTAGCCCTGAGCCCTTTGGTTCCTGTGGATGACGTAAATCTGTCAGAACACCTCACAGATAGTTTCAGTGATGTCCTAAAGCAGCTGCTCACTAGTTTTATCAAACCGAAGGAACCAGGTCATTGGTTGGGGGCAATTTTCAGGGGTGGATGAATCCACACGTGGTCTGTAATGTGTGTTAGTGGCAGCTGGATGGTGTGTGGAGACGTGTGGCTcaggatgatgatgaatgtCAGGTTTACTTTGAAACAGCAGGGGGGCAACACCACGTAAACTGACCTGAACTCCTCTTTGCTCCTCCAGCAGGAGGCGCTCCCACCCGTCCAGTTCGACTGGAGCAGCAGTGGCCTTACCAACCCTCTGGATGGTAGGTGACCCCCGCCGCCCTGCACCCTCCCTGCCTGCTCTCGTCTTTCCTTGCACCCTTGTAACCCCTGCAGTGTCTCCTGTAGCCTGTCAAAATGCACCAGCCACCTCTGCTGCTCACAGGAAACGCACAGTCAGTGAAACTGGCCCCAAACCTCCAGGATTTACAACATTAAACCTCCCACCTTGTATTTAATCTCCTCATCACATCAGCTGCTGCCACCGTTTGCTGCcgtcatgtgtgtgtgtgcatcatttCTGTCTCAGCTGGTC
It contains:
- the aftpha gene encoding aftiphilin a isoform X2 yields the protein MEPDVIRMYSSSPPPMEEGAEEDDDEFGDFGTFPGIPNSISFTEFDTPTTFNQAQALSATSPPELINSKGAMGFNGTHNPNNELSRSNGVMPTGPSERTEKKKILSSSLDFLVSDSADIQPADCNDRGTEVLTNGFATFDIQGSPSPQNSVRSHTKETSTEDTGSDPVGSPEDDFADFAAFSNAEGPHSHTASEDLDSSIGGCWLAGAICHTEHCNTEQGMTSEDNVRDTSRTGPNTSGSDSRSVPAEALGGSCNTNRGLHTDSQQRDVAFAHEPSTSEVGCTNRPPTLNGMDVASRNESKDVADCSECDLSPDAAADNEAGQTDEKGSGNDTETETETSLGRLLSTEALEEYGDMSTTGSVPSPPLHGDISTPADHSQLAEDDEDFGDFGDTGSFAGPGFADFEQSEVHQEQSRSEEAANPEEEDNDDFGDFNSPKFHTSGNEGEDGSKFADFPVSDSFGNFRSAVEGVDGQADAGWSAFGEQQEVEGESWAAFSMEHDIAPPTESRDEAEAEAEEWHESAPPAVSEETSRTDSHSASLSSRLEKLFQISFPQTAAPLVEDEVESLKILLECPEEKSQPGAEEEQSSPSSRSVRGGVWTQLQDIHEALGLRYQWGGSHCNKALLCCLGIDTRNILFTGQRKQPVIVPMYAAGLGMLEPTKEPVKPVSAAEMIASIAQASAVAPEKSSCSSDTVQEALPPVQFDWSSSGLTNPLDASGGSSLLNLDFFGPVEDSGSGSAPSIPGVDPELYELTTAKLDPGGSGSRVADAFARLMSTMEKTSTSTRKPRKDENLSEEASKVIAGLPDLSFMQAKVLMFPATLTPLGSQAMPD
- the aftpha gene encoding aftiphilin a isoform X4 gives rise to the protein MEPDVIRMYSSSPPPMEEGAEEDDDEFGDFGTFPGIPNSISFTEFDTPTTFNQAQALSATSPPELINSKGAMGFNGTHNPNNELSRSNGVMPTGPSERTEKKKILSSSLDFLVSDSADIQPADCNDRGTEVLTNGFATFDIQGSPSPQNSVRSHTKETSTEDTGSDPVGSPEDDFADFAAFSNAEGPHSHTASEDLDSSIGGCWLAGAICHTEHCNTEQGMTSEDNVRDTSRTGPNTSGSDSRSVPAEALGGSCNTNRGLHTDSQQRDVAFAHEPSTSEVGCTNRPPTLNGMDVASRNESKDVADCSECDLSPDAAADNEAGQTDEKGSGNDTETETETSLGRLLSTEALEEYGDMSTTGSVPSPPLHGDISTPADHSQLAEDDEDFGDFGDTGSFAGPGFADFEQSEVHQEQSRSEEAANPEEEDNDDFGDFNSPKFHTSGNEGEDGSKFADFPVSDSFGNFRSAVEGVDGQADAGWSAFGEQQEVEGESWAAFSMEHDIAPPTESRDEAEAEAEEWHESAPPAVSEETSRTDSHSASLSSRLEKLFQISFPQTAAPLVEDEVESLKILLECPEEKSQPGAEEEQSSPSSRSVRGGVWTQLQDIHEALGLRYQWGGSHCNKALLCCLGIDTRNILFTGQRKQPVIVPMYAAGLGMLEPTKEPVKPVSAAEMIASIAQASAVAPEKSSCSSDTVQEALPPVQFDWSSSGLTNPLDGVDPELYELTTAKLDPGGSGSRVADAFARLMSTMEKTSTSTRKPRKDENLSEEASKVIAGLPDLSFMQAKVLMFPATLTPLGSQAMPD
- the aftpha gene encoding aftiphilin a isoform X1 — translated: MEPDVIRMYSSSPPPMEEGAEEDDDEFGDFGTFPGIPNSISFTEFDTPTTFNQAQALSATSPPELINSKGAMGFNGTHNPNNELSRSNGVMPTGPSERTEKKKILSSSLDFLVSDSADIQPADCNDRGTEVLTNGFATFDIQGSPSPQNSVRSHTKETSTEDTGSDPVGSPEDDFADFAAFSNAEGPHSHTASEDLDSSIGGCWLAGAICHTEHCNTEQGMTSEDNVRDTSRTGPNTSGSDSRSVPAEALGGSCNTNRGLHTDSQQRDVAFAHEPSTSEVGCTNRPPTLNGMDVASRNESKDVADCSECDLSPDAAADNEAGQTDEKGSGNDTETETETSLGRLLSTEALEEYGDMSTTGSVPSPPLHGDISTPADHSQLAEDDEDFGDFGDTGSFAGPGFADFEQSEVHQEQSRSEEAANPEEEDNDDFGDFNSPKFHTSGNEGEDGSKFADFPVSDSFGNFRSAVEGVDGQADAGWSAFGEQQEVEGESWAAFSMEHDIAPPTESRDEAEAEAEEWHESAPPAVSEETSRTDSHSASLSSRLEKLFQISFPQTAAPLVEDEVESLKILLECPEEKSQPGAEEEQSSPSSRSVRGGVWTQLQDIHEALGLRYQWGGSHCNKALLCCLGIDTRNILFTGQRKQPVIVPMYAAGLGMLEPTKEPVKPVSAAEMIASIAQASAVAPEKSSCSSDTVQQEALPPVQFDWSSSGLTNPLDASGGSSLLNLDFFGPVEDSGSGSAPSIPGVDPELYELTTAKLDPGGSGSRVADAFARLMSTMEKTSTSTRKPRKDENLSEEASKVIAGLPDLSFMQAKVLMFPATLTPLGSQAMPD
- the aftpha gene encoding aftiphilin a isoform X3, yielding MEPDVIRMYSSSPPPMEEGAEEDDDEFGDFGTFPGIPNSISFTEFDTPTTFNQAQALSATSPPELINSKGAMGFNGTHNPNNELSRSNGVMPTGPSERTEKKKILSSSLDFLVSDSADIQPADCNDRGTEVLTNGFATFDIQGSPSPQNSVRSHTKETSTEDTGSDPVGSPEDDFADFAAFSNAEGPHSHTASEDLDSSIGGCWLAGAICHTEHCNTEQGMTSEDNVRDTSRTGPNTSGSDSRSVPAEALGGSCNTNRGLHTDSQQRDVAFAHEPSTSEVGCTNRPPTLNGMDVASRNESKDVADCSECDLSPDAAADNEAGQTDEKGSGNDTETETETSLGRLLSTEALEEYGDMSTTGSVPSPPLHGDISTPADHSQLAEDDEDFGDFGDTGSFAGPGFADFEQSEVHQEQSRSEEAANPEEEDNDDFGDFNSPKFHTSGNEGEDGSKFADFPVSDSFGNFRSAVEGVDGQADAGWSAFGEQQEVEGESWAAFSMEHDIAPPTESRDEAEAEAEEWHESAPPAVSEETSRTDSHSASLSSRLEKLFQISFPQTAAPLVEDEVESLKILLECPEEKSQPGAEEEQSSPSSRSVRGGVWTQLQDIHEALGLRYQWGGSHCNKALLCCLGIDTRNILFTGQRKQPVIVPMYAAGLGMLEPTKEPVKPVSAAEMIASIAQASAVAPEKSSCSSDTVQQEALPPVQFDWSSSGLTNPLDGVDPELYELTTAKLDPGGSGSRVADAFARLMSTMEKTSTSTRKPRKDENLSEEASKVIAGLPDLSFMQAKVLMFPATLTPLGSQAMPD